ACGCCACACTCTCACCTTCTTTACTCAACagtaggaaaaaaataaaaaaaaagaataccaGACACGGGGGAAGATACTTTTTGTTGTTGTCAAGGAACAGAAGATAGGAAACATCATTACAGTACTTTCAGGGATCTGAATTCCCATAAAGCAGCCTTATATTCTATTTGTTTCTTCattttcgaaaaaaaaaacaatcttttATGTTTTGGGTATCTCAAAATGAATTACATCTATTCTATATCAGGCCTGCCAAGTAAGAAGGCTCAAATATGATGGCCATTTAAATTTAAGATTGTCTGCTTATTTCTCCACTAAGCATTTCACAGACCACTTTCTCTAGGCCCTTGCCTTAGTCGTCTCGCAATATCTAAACCATGCTTTCTTCAACAAGGAAGACCATGGCAATGGCTGCTCTTATTCTTCATCTTTGCATTTACAAGGAGGTCGACTCCTCCCATGATCATTCTGACAAGATTATTAGCCTTCCAGGGCAACCCCCTGTGGGTTTTCATCAGTTTTCAGGTTATCTTCATGTAGATGACCAAAAGCACAGAGCACTGTTTTACTACTTCGTTGAAGCAGAAATTGATCCTGCTTCCAAGCCTTTGGTCCTCTGGCTGAATGGAGGTTCGGTTCACTCTTACATATTACCCCTGATTCGAGGTTCAATGGATATGGAAGActtttttttgtgattttttgCAGGTCCTGGTTGTTCTTCTCTGGGAGTTGGGGCCTTCTCAGAAAATGGACCATTTAGTCCAAACGGGGAGGTTTTAGTGAAAAATGAACACAGCTGGAACCGAGGTATCTGTTTCGTTATCAATTAGACCATTTTCTTCATAATTCCGGAAATTATATAGCTGCTGATCAGTAAAGGCAAGTTCAAATTCCATAATTTCAGTAGGAAACATGTTGTACTTAGAGACACCCGCAGGAGTTGGGTTCTCTTATGCGAATGATAGCGCTTCTCATGGGACAATGGATGATGAGGCCACAGGTATTCATGCATACCTTCTGTTCAAGGAAGATAGATATTGATTTGGCTTAGAAATTACTGAGAACAGTGCTCATGTTTTCTTAAGTGTCTTTCTACTTGTTAAAACACTTCAGCAAAAGACAATCTCATATTCTTGCGAAGGTGGTTTGATCAGTTCCCTCATTACAAGCATAGAGATCTATTTCTAACGGGAGAGAGTTATGCAGGTACCCACATAAACATCACTTTTATCATCCCCCCCTCTTATAATGGAAAGGAAACCCAGAAAAGAGACCGAATATTTTTCCTAATTATACCAGGTCATTACATTCCTCAGCTGGCAAGGCTTATGACAGAATTGGACAAGAAGGAGAAGTTATTTAATCTGAAGGGAATTGCTGTAAGTTTTGTTTTGTGTGGcgtgaaaaagaaaagtgaaaagTTTTTTATATGTAAAGTAAGGGTGGGTCATAATTGCAGCTAGGGAATCCGGTTCTTGAGTATGCGACAGACTTGAATTCAAGGGCAGAGTTCTTTTGGTCACATGGATTAATATCAGACTCCACTTACACATTCTTCACTGCTACTTGTAACTATTCCCGATATGTTAGTGAGTACTACAGAGATTCAGTCTCAGAGGTTTGTTTGAGGGTGAGGACCCAAGTCAACAAAGAAACCAGTAATTTCGTTGACAAGTATGACGTTACTCTTGATGTCTGTATTCCTTCGGTGCTCTCGCAGTCCAAGTATTTAAGGCCACACCCACAGGTACAAAATACGCCTCTTTTTCAatcaatcaaataataaaatGGTGATGTTTAAGGATTACTTAATCTGGCAGCCTGAGGGAGAGAGGATAGATGTTTGCATTGAGGATGAAACCGTTAAATATCTGAACCGAGAGGATGTGAAAAAGGCTCTTCATGCCCGTCTTGTCGGAGTCCACAAGTGGACTGTTTGCAGCGAGTAATCCAACTGTGTATTACATCGTTACTCCATTCTCTCTCATTTTGATTTCTTACTATTATCTGACATGATTGATCACACTAGAGTTCTGGACTATGAGCTTCTCAACCTGGAAATTCCAACCATCTCCATTGTTGGGTCACTTGTCAAAGCGGGAATATGAATCTTAATTTTAAGGTAAGTGGATACAATTTAATCTCAATACTCGATACTATGCCAACGTCCATATTTCATACATCATTTTCTGTTGCCAGTGGGGATCAAGATTCGGTAATTCCATTGATGGGTAGTCGCTTGTTGGTTCATAGGTTGGCAACAGAGCTGGGTCTTAAAACTAGTGTTCCATATGGTGCTTGGTTCCAAGGAAAGCAGGTAACCCTATATTTATCCTTATTTCGGATTCCATAATTCTATTGAGAATTTCTCCCATTGTCGTCTCATCTTAGGTCGCAGGTTGGAGTCAAATTTATGGTAATATCCTTTTTTTTGCAACCATTCGAGGTGCCTCTCATGAAGCCCCATTCTCTCAACCTCAACAGTCACTTATACTATTCAAGTCGTTTCTGGATAACAGGCCTCCACCACAAGTTCTGTGATGTAGATTTAATGTATGAGTGAACACTATACAAGCTTAGCTATGGAAAAACGACCAGTTTGCAATTCACTACTTACTCTAAACTCCGATTCTCTACATAAAATGTTAACAATGCGCTAAATCAGCTGATATTGGAAATCTACAATACCCAAATCACATAAGGTCAAAAGTTCACTTCTCAGATGCCTCGCTGACCATCATTAAAAGCACATTTCCTGGTTCTGTAACTTCAGCAGTTTTACACTACCAAAAAGGAAACAGTAGGAGAGCTTGAATTCTCCTACAATTTAGTACAACGCAGACGGCCATTCCAATGAGTGCAAATACACATAATTAATAGACAAttggatatatatattatatatataatattgcAAAGCTCAAACAATTTGCCAGGGGTTTAGGATAATGGAaggaaaaaaatacatataatatctAAATCAACATAGAACAGCCCCGAGAAGAAAATGATGAAACAAATGATGTTAATCCCCCGTCATTGAGCAAGCCACTCGATCTAGAAGACGCTATTCAGGTACAAGTATAAACCTACAAGTGCCACGATTCCCAGTGCAGCAGCAATAGGCAGCACCTTCCTATACCGTTCAACGTGATATCAATCGGACTGAATAGACAATCTTTAAAATATATGATTATTTATAAAGATAGTGATGTGATTTTCCGTCTTACCCAATAGCTTCATCTTTTTGGATCTGCGCCTTTCTCGCCTTCCTCAGATCAAATTCGTTATCATTTTTATTCACAGTTTGCTCGTAAGGTCTAAAACGTCGCTTAGGAGCACCACAGACTGCCAAGGCACGATAAGATCTATATTAGATTTCAATTTCTTTGTTGAGTTGGAGCAGAATGTAAGTGATTTGAAGTTGGTTTCAATTCCATGAAGGGAACTGTACGTTCTAGAAGTTGTGTTTTTTAGATTCCCGTTTAAAATAATAGTAGGAACTTAATCGTGTTAAAAATAAAGGCGACCCAACGTTAACAGTAAACTAATTGGTCAGATTGAGTTGAGAATTCTAGAAACTGGTTTGAAGTGGTAGACTTGAGAATTGTACGAAATTAAGTTCGGAAGAAGGTGGGATGATTCATGAATGGACTTACAAACAAGAAATTATAAAAACACTGGTGCATATAGTCCAAGCCTGAGAAGAGGGAAGCAAATTACCAGGACAGAAATACTTATCAGGCAATTTGTCAAAAGGAGTTCTATCGTTGTAAATGTACCTACATATTGGTTGAACAGAGAGGTTTACAGGGatctagaaaaagaaaaatgtaaatgCAGAAAGGAAGGAGAGATAAGGAGTGATACCCGCAATCACGGCAGATATAGGCTTGTTTAGAAGCGACGCGCATGGAGAACTTGGGAGAAGCAGCAGCAACAACAGAGTTTTGCCTCCTTAAAGAAGGAATCTTACGTAAAGGAGAGATGAAGGAAGATTTCAAAGATAAGCGGTTGGAGGCAGAGTCCAAAAACATGGAGTTCCTATCAGTGCCGCCGTCTTCCTTAAATAAATGACAATCAATTATAATTGATTGATAGcaaacatatacatataaatgaAGGATCGGGAAGTAGAACAAGAGCAATGCAATGGAAGTGGAAGAATGTGAAGGGAAAAACCTGGTTAAGCTTGTAATGTGGCTTCGGTGGTAGGTGGAAACTGAGAGAAGAAGCTGAAACGGAAGCCATTGAAGGGAAGTAAAGCAGAGGGAGTTGAAATGAGAGAGAAGGAAGTGTAGGGCGGCAGAAACTCAGAGAGAACAGGTGAATGAATGAATACTGAATAGTGAATGAAACTGAGTGGCTGACAATCAATCAATCATTTTGATCCAATCCTATCCATCTTCAAACCTACACCGCCATCCATTACCATTTTCGACCACCAACAAATTCATCTCCACCAACAAATTCATCTCGACCAACAAATTCAtctcccttttttcttttttaaacataaCACCGTGTTCCTCCAGTTTCTAGTTCATGCTGGATTCTATTTTATTGAATTTACCCTTATTTTCTTTCCTAATTTTACCTTTGCGTATTGAGCATAACTCATGCACTTTCGATCAAGTTTTAAAGAATCAATCTAACAAATAACTTGTATAAGTCAAATCCGAatgggaattttttttttatctcataCTCCCTTATAACTAGATTTTTTCTCCCCAAGATTGGTTCGTGGAAGAGAAATTCTTTAAGCAgcaaaatttgttttaaaaaaaaaaacgtaacAAGAACTCATGAATCCACATTTACGATTAACTGAAGTCAAAAGGAGCTTTAAGATCTCAAAAAAGAGACCAATTTGACAGGGAATTCATTTCATGAGTTAAAATTCCTATGGTCAAATTACGAAATTAACCATAGTTTTTATAAACTAGCTGTTGTGAGtagaaacaaagaaataaaattttccAAATACAACAAATggtaaaaatatatacatacaccCTCCCTCCATTCTAGAggtcaaaaattcaaatttctcaTTCTAGGTTATCATGTTTACAAAGATACAAATAATAGGACGATCACAACTGGTTTCTGCCGCCAAAAAACCCCTCGTTTAAGGAATTGCATAAACCATCCACCACTATCCAAGCTTTTCCACCACCAATTCGCTATTCAGTCACAAATTTATTACCTACTTTCTCTATCCTGACCCATCACTGCCTGATTGTCCTCCACATAAAATATCAAATAGGAGAAGCATAAACCTACATGATGAATATCAGATCAAGCATAGAAACAAGCTAAGTTCTGAAATGCGTTAACTAACCATCCTTCAAAGCACATTTTCAGGAGTTAGTCCCAAAACACCAGTTCAGAGTGAGTCTGAAAATCTCCAAATCTTGGAGACAGTTCCCTTCTCTAAAGTCACTTGGAAGTGGAACCATGCCTAACACTCTCTTCAGCCCGAGTGAGTGCATTCGACACCACATCAACTGTCCAGTCCTTCAAATCTTCCTGCATGAAACGATTGTCAAAGCAACTACTTTTAATAAATTACCACTCTAGTTGGAACCCCTTCTTTTACTAGGGGAACTTTGGTGTGCTTGTTTTTTTGTATGCCCTTATATACTTccattctttctctttctcaatgaaagttgttttgctaaaatatatatatatatatatatatatatcactcATTATCAATCTGCCCCCAAGCCACATACTGACATACCATCACAAATCAGAAATAAGGATGGAAACGGGGAAGCACATTACCATCACAGAGGGATTGGATAAAAGATGAGAAATGTGGAGGCTTTCACATCAATTTCCAAATGAGACCAATGATACAACAGCCTTACCATGTGTAAAGGTTCTCCAGTTCTGATTCTTGCATTTGGACGAGCAAGCTTCGATTCGAATGGAGTCCTTGGTCGAACTTCTCGAATTTCCTCCCACTCCTCACGACTAAGCATCCTCACAGTTCCTTGACCTGGGGGAGCATTCTTTATTTTGCGCTCTATCAACTCTTCAGATCTTGACTCAtcatactaaagaaaaggtacACATTAAAAGGGATAAATAGCATTTGCTTGAAATAAACCCAAACCCATTGGGGACTGAACTTATACTATAATCCAGCATGTGTTAAAATAGGATCATAATTTCATTAAAAGGGCTAACAATTTCCTAAAAACATTGCAAATCATTAACTGAAAGAGATGGAAAACGCTACAAGAATCTTACGAGCGCAGGCAAACCTGTGCCATTAATAAAATAGACAGTAAAGCATCTTGACCACATCCACTAAAACATTCTTTcaatttgttcttttatttaGAGGTTCTCAATTTCCCCATAGACAATATGAATAGTTGTTTGCAGGTGGcataaaaattctagtaaacaTCTCCATATCAGTTAATTTCCCGGACAAAACGAGAAAAGACAACTTCTCATCACACTAGAATCTAAACACTACTCATTTTGATTTCATGTTTCAAGGCTAAGGAAGAACAGATAAAATTTTAATGTTAAAAGACAAAGCCACAGGGGAGATAAGCCACACAGCCATCGAGGAGTACATTAGACATAGGAAAAAGTTGAAGTCAATCACCATGGGCTGACCTAGAGTTCAATAAGAGCCGTGAAAGGAATAAAGGGCTAGAAGAATGGGTACAAGTTCATAGTTTCCTTGACAACCAAATATAGTAGAGGTAGACAGTGGCATCGTAAGAATACTTGAGCTGCACACAGCGGTCTGCAAGCTGTCTTGGATGCCCTAGATATATAAAATTTAGGAGAGAAAACAATTTTACCACAAACTTAGCAAGTTGTACCAATTTTAACCCTGGACTTGAATGAAATGTAGACTTTGTTAATTTTTCGTTTGAATCACCCGTTAAATTGTGTGATAGACAATTTTTCTTGCTCAAGAAGATGAACATCAATGATCAAACGAATTTGAGACCAAAACAAGGGTTTTCTTTGTCATGGTTGAATGATCCAACAACGAAATCAATGAAAGTTGAAAAGCCAGACAAATCTGCTTTGGATTTTTTAAGATTGCTgaacagtaaaaaaaagaaaacactaGGTTTACATGGAAAACCCAAGAACAAGGAGAAAAACCCACGACAGATAGTCACTTTTTATTATCTTCACATACTGAAAGTTACAAAAGAAGACAACTTTACAGGCTTTAGCAAGCCttaaaacagaaaaagaaataaacatagggtaaaataaaatactaaaataccCTCGAGGCATTAACTATCAACAAATCCTCTTATTTCCAACACTCTCCCTCAAGTTGTGGCATAGATATTAATGAGATCCAATTAGCTAACACACGAGTCAAAGCTTGCCTTGAATAACCCTTTTGTGAGAACATTAGCAACTTGTTGACAAGATGGAATATAAGGAATACTGATACTACCATTATCTAGCTTCTCTTTTACAAAGTGTGTCAACCTCCACACGTTTCGTTCTACCATGCTATACAAGATTATCGGCTATGCCTATAGCACTTTATCATCACAATAGAGCTTCATAGGTAAAAACTCTATCTTGGTGAGGATCGGACAAAACTTTCTTCAACCAGATTTTTTCACATTTTCCCAATCTCATAGCTTTGTATTCAACTTCAGCACTACTTCGAGcaacaacactttgcttcttacttctCCAAGTAAATAGGTTACCCCACACTACGGTACAATACCCAGACATAGATTTTTCTCTCAATAACTAATCCTGCCCAATTAGAGTCGATATAAACCTCAATTCATTTCCTGCCAACTTTCCTAAATATCAAACCTTTACTCGGAGAGCTTCTCAAATATCTCATAATCCGATCCACAACTTCCATATGTTCTTCGTATCTAACAAACAACACTAACAACATAGGAAATATCTTGTCTAGTGtgagataagtaaatcaattttcatgtgagataagtaaatcaattttCCCATTAGACACTGATACCATTAACAAGAACTTCGTCAACAGAATCTCTCGATTTCacattgaattcaataggagtgttAGTAGGTCTACATCTAGTCATACCTATTTCTTTAAACAGATCAAAAGTGAATTTCCATTGTGAGACAAAGATCCCTTTCCTTCAT
The sequence above is drawn from the Cucumis melo cultivar AY chromosome 2, USDA_Cmelo_AY_1.0, whole genome shotgun sequence genome and encodes:
- the LOC103502279 gene encoding uncharacterized protein LOC103502279 isoform X2 → MTGFGHGLRVIGRQVHLLKQREGPSEVLRGKIAELEKFRKRKKSMKKDQFIVDVPESNSFLDTPSMPMILTAVGIALFAKLLMMYDESRSEELIERKIKNAPPGQGTVRMLSREEWEEIREVRPRTPFESKLARPNARIRTGEPLHMEDLKDWTVDVVSNALTRAEESVRHGSTSK
- the LOC103502280 gene encoding uncharacterized protein LOC103502280 isoform X5 → MFLDSASNRLSLKSSFISPLRKIPSLRRQNSVVAAASPKFSMRVASKQAYICRDCGYIYNDRTPFDKLPDKYFCPVCGAPKRRFRPYEQTVNKNDNEFDLRKARKAQIQKDEAIGKVLPIAAALGIVALVGLYLYLNSVF
- the LOC103502280 gene encoding uncharacterized protein LOC103502280 isoform X2; this encodes MASVSASSLSFHLPPKPHYKLNQEDGGTDRNSMFLDSASNRLSLKSSFISPLRKIPSLRRQNSVVAAASPKFSMRVASKQAYICRDCGYIYNDRTPFDKLPDKYFCPVCGAPKRRFRPYEQTVNKNDNEFDLRKARKAQIQKDEAIGKVLPIAAALGIVALVGLYLYLNSVF
- the LOC103502289 gene encoding serine carboxypeptidase-like 45; its protein translation is MLSSTRKTMAMAALILHLCIYKEVDSSHDHSDKIISLPGQPPVGFHQFSGYLHVDDQKHRALFYYFVEAEIDPASKPLVLWLNGGPGCSSLGVGAFSENGPFSPNGEVLVKNEHSWNRVGNMLYLETPAGVGFSYANDSASHGTMDDEATAKDNLIFLRRWFDQFPHYKHRDLFLTGESYAGHYIPQLARLMTELDKKEKLFNLKGIALGNPVLEYATDLNSRAEFFWSHGLISDSTYTFFTATCNYSRYVSEYYRDSVSEVCLRVRTQVNKETSNFVDKYDVTLDVCIPSVLSQSKYLRPHPQPEGERIDVCIEDETVKYLNREDVKKALHARLVGVHKWTVCSEVLDYELLNLEIPTISIVGSLVKAGI